In Paenibacillus sp. FSL R7-0345, a single window of DNA contains:
- the clpC gene encoding ATP-dependent protease ATP-binding subunit ClpC has translation MMFGRFTERAQKVLALAQEEAVRLGHNNIGTEHILLGLIREGDGIAAKALIGLGLGLEKIQDEVETLIGRGQEQPTNIAYTPRAKKVIELSMDEARKLGHTYVGTEHILLGLIREGEGVAARVLNNLGISLNKARQQVLQLLGSSEATSSHSGTPANVSTPTLDGLARDLTAYAKDGNLDPVIGRSKEIERVIQVLSRRTKNNPVLIGEPGVGKTAIAEGLAQKIINNEIPETLRDKRVMTLDMGSVVAGTKYRGEFEDRLKKIMDEIRQAGNIVLFIDELHTLIGAGGAEGAIDASNILKPALARGELQCIGATTLDEYRKYIEKDAALERRFQPITVDQPSPEEAVQILYGLRDRYEAHHRVKITDEAIVEAVKLSDRYIPDRFLPDKAIDLIDEAGSKVRLNSYTIPPNLKELEMRLDDIRKEKDSAVQSQEFEKAAALRDTEQKIREELDTTKNQWKEKQGRTDSQVTPEDIAQVVASWTGIPVSKLKEEETDRLLNMEALLHERVIGQDEAVKAVSRALRRARAGLKDPKRPMGSFIFLGPTGVGKTELARALAEAMFGDENAVIRIDMSEYMEKHSTSRLVGAPPGYVGYEEGGQLTEKVRRKPYSVVLLDEIEKAHPEVFNILLQVLEDGRLTDSKGRVVDFRNTLIILTSNVGAQAIKRNSTLGFTAVQDAGADYSNMKGKVMEELKKSFRPEFLNRIDEIIVFHSLEEKHIAEIVTLMSDELRKRLREYDVDFELTDGGKAFLAKEGYDPAFGARPLRRAIQKHIEDRLSEELLKGNIKKGDSLKIDEVNGELVVTTVDAPAASLEKEAETDNK, from the coding sequence ATGATGTTTGGAAGATTTACGGAACGCGCACAAAAAGTGCTGGCGCTGGCGCAGGAAGAAGCTGTACGGCTGGGACATAACAACATTGGTACAGAACATATTTTGCTCGGACTGATTCGTGAGGGAGACGGCATTGCCGCTAAGGCACTGATTGGACTGGGTCTGGGTCTGGAAAAAATTCAGGACGAAGTGGAAACGCTGATCGGCAGAGGACAGGAACAGCCTACCAACATCGCATATACTCCACGTGCAAAGAAAGTAATTGAGCTGTCGATGGACGAAGCACGCAAGCTTGGTCATACTTACGTCGGCACAGAGCATATCCTGCTCGGACTGATCCGTGAGGGCGAGGGTGTCGCAGCCCGTGTACTTAACAACCTGGGAATCAGCCTGAACAAAGCCCGTCAGCAGGTACTGCAGCTTCTGGGCAGCAGTGAGGCTACTTCAAGCCACAGCGGAACGCCTGCCAATGTCAGCACACCGACGCTGGACGGCCTGGCCCGTGACTTGACTGCTTATGCGAAGGACGGCAACCTTGACCCGGTTATCGGCCGCAGCAAAGAAATCGAACGCGTAATTCAGGTGCTGAGCCGCCGGACCAAAAACAATCCGGTGCTGATCGGTGAGCCAGGGGTTGGTAAAACAGCTATCGCTGAAGGCCTTGCACAAAAAATCATCAATAATGAAATTCCGGAAACACTGCGTGACAAACGCGTTATGACCCTGGATATGGGTTCAGTTGTTGCCGGAACCAAATACCGCGGTGAATTCGAAGACCGGCTCAAAAAAATTATGGACGAAATTCGTCAGGCCGGTAATATCGTACTCTTTATCGATGAGCTGCACACGCTGATCGGAGCTGGCGGTGCGGAAGGCGCAATTGACGCTTCCAACATCCTCAAGCCGGCTCTGGCCCGCGGGGAGCTGCAGTGCATTGGTGCAACTACCCTTGACGAATACCGCAAATATATTGAAAAGGACGCAGCCCTGGAACGCCGCTTCCAGCCGATCACGGTGGATCAGCCTTCTCCGGAGGAAGCTGTACAGATCCTTTACGGACTGCGTGACCGTTATGAAGCCCATCACCGGGTAAAGATCACCGATGAGGCCATCGTGGAGGCTGTGAAGCTCTCTGACCGCTACATTCCTGACCGCTTCCTGCCGGACAAAGCGATTGACCTGATTGACGAAGCGGGTTCCAAGGTAAGACTTAACTCTTACACCATTCCGCCGAATCTGAAGGAACTGGAAATGCGCCTGGATGATATCCGCAAGGAGAAGGATTCTGCCGTTCAGAGCCAGGAATTTGAAAAAGCTGCTGCACTGCGGGATACCGAGCAGAAGATCCGCGAGGAGCTTGATACAACCAAGAACCAGTGGAAAGAGAAGCAGGGGCGTACCGATTCCCAGGTTACTCCTGAGGATATCGCCCAGGTAGTAGCCAGCTGGACCGGTATTCCTGTAAGCAAGCTGAAGGAAGAGGAGACCGACCGTCTGCTCAACATGGAAGCTCTGCTGCATGAACGGGTAATCGGCCAGGATGAAGCCGTGAAGGCGGTCAGCCGGGCGCTGCGCCGGGCACGTGCGGGTCTAAAAGATCCTAAGCGTCCAATGGGCTCCTTCATCTTCCTCGGACCAACCGGGGTAGGTAAAACCGAGCTGGCGCGTGCACTTGCCGAAGCGATGTTCGGTGACGAAAATGCGGTAATCCGTATCGACATGTCGGAATACATGGAGAAACACTCCACATCACGTCTAGTAGGGGCACCTCCGGGATATGTCGGATACGAAGAAGGCGGACAGCTGACCGAGAAGGTACGCCGCAAGCCATATTCTGTAGTCTTGCTGGATGAGATCGAAAAAGCTCACCCTGAAGTGTTTAACATTCTGCTGCAGGTGCTGGAAGACGGCCGTCTGACCGATTCCAAAGGCCGTGTAGTTGATTTCCGCAACACCCTGATTATCCTGACTTCTAACGTCGGGGCACAGGCGATCAAGAGAAACTCGACCCTTGGCTTCACTGCAGTACAGGATGCCGGAGCGGATTACAGCAACATGAAGGGCAAAGTAATGGAAGAGCTGAAGAAGAGCTTCCGTCCTGAGTTCCTGAACCGGATCGACGAAATCATTGTCTTCCACTCGCTGGAAGAGAAGCATATCGCCGAAATCGTTACGCTCATGTCCGATGAGCTGCGCAAGCGGCTGCGTGAATACGATGTGGACTTCGAGCTTACGGATGGCGGTAAAGCCTTCCTGGCCAAAGAAGGATATGATCCGGCATTTGGTGCCCGTCCGCTGCGCCGCGCCATTCAAAAGCATATTGAAGACCGTCTTTCCGAAGAGCTGCTGAAAGGCAACATCAAGAAGGGCGACTCCCTTAAGATTGATGAAGTGAATGGTGAACTTGTGGTGACCACTGTGGATGCTCCTGCAGCTTCACTGGAAAAGGAAGCCGAAACTGACAACAAATAA
- a CDS encoding protein arginine kinase, with product MSNLRFTEQALSNWMRCGGSHSEIVISSRMRIARNLEHLPFPLLASAEQAEEALEQLAPVFQGEAAEGFGTFELLRLDDLTELDKKVLVEKHLISPNLANDSRGGAVILNEDESVSIMINEEDHLRIQCLFPGLQVKEAWERATAIDDIFESSVNYAFDDRRGYLTSCPTNVGTGLRASVMLHLPALVMTHQINRILSAVNQVGLTVRGIYGEGSEAVGNIFQISNQITLGQTESEIIENLHSVVTQIIEHERNARERLLTDSALRITDRIKRSYGILAYAAVMELKESAQRLSDLRLGVDLGILEGPSISVLNELNVKTQPGFLQKMFGDELSATERDMYRAKLLRETLGLQH from the coding sequence ATGTCAAATCTCCGGTTTACTGAACAAGCACTTAGCAACTGGATGCGCTGCGGCGGCAGTCACTCTGAAATTGTGATCAGCAGCCGTATGCGTATCGCCCGCAATCTGGAGCATTTGCCCTTTCCGCTGCTGGCCTCGGCCGAGCAGGCGGAGGAAGCACTGGAGCAGCTTGCCCCAGTATTTCAGGGAGAAGCCGCTGAAGGCTTCGGCACCTTTGAACTGCTCAGATTGGATGACCTCACCGAGCTGGACAAAAAGGTACTTGTAGAGAAGCATCTGATCAGTCCTAATCTGGCTAATGATTCCCGGGGCGGGGCAGTTATCCTGAACGAGGATGAGTCAGTCAGTATTATGATCAATGAGGAGGATCATCTCCGGATTCAGTGTTTGTTTCCCGGCCTGCAGGTCAAAGAAGCCTGGGAGCGGGCAACGGCGATTGATGATATTTTTGAATCCTCCGTCAATTATGCCTTCGATGACAGAAGGGGCTATCTGACAAGTTGTCCTACGAATGTAGGGACCGGCCTCCGCGCTTCGGTGATGCTGCATCTGCCGGCGCTGGTGATGACTCATCAGATCAACCGGATTTTATCCGCAGTGAATCAGGTGGGCCTGACTGTTAGAGGGATTTACGGTGAAGGCAGCGAAGCAGTAGGGAACATCTTTCAAATTTCTAACCAGATTACACTGGGGCAGACCGAAAGTGAAATTATCGAGAACCTCCATAGTGTAGTTACACAGATTATTGAGCATGAACGCAATGCCCGCGAGCGGCTGCTGACTGATTCGGCACTGCGGATTACCGACCGCATTAAACGGTCTTACGGTATTCTGGCATACGCTGCTGTTATGGAGCTCAAGGAATCGGCACAGCGTCTCTCCGACCTGCGGCTGGGAGTGGATCTGGGCATTCTGGAAGGTCCCTCAATCTCCGTGCTGAATGAGCTGAATGTCAAGACACAGCCGGGGTTCCTGCAAAAAATGTTCGGCGACGAGCTGTCGGCCACCGAACGCGATATGTACCGGGCAAAGCTGCTCCGGGAAACACTGGGATTACAACATTAA
- a CDS encoding UvrB/UvrC motif-containing protein: protein MLCQECGVKPATLHFTKIVSGEKTEFHICESCAREKGEMIPGTAGGFSIHSLLSGLLDLEGAGKEKTAATKNVQGLHCENCGMTYSQFSKLGRFGCSSCYKYFDSTLDPLFRRVHGSTAHVGKLPKRAGAQIMCKRQINELKHELQESIIQEEFETAAELRDKIRKLEKEMAQE from the coding sequence ATGCTGTGTCAGGAATGCGGCGTCAAACCGGCAACTCTGCATTTCACCAAGATTGTGAGTGGAGAGAAGACGGAATTTCATATTTGTGAAAGCTGTGCCCGTGAAAAAGGCGAGATGATCCCCGGAACCGCCGGCGGCTTCTCGATCCACAGCCTGTTATCCGGCTTGCTGGACCTTGAAGGGGCAGGCAAGGAGAAGACAGCGGCGACCAAGAATGTACAGGGTCTGCACTGCGAGAACTGCGGCATGACCTATTCCCAATTCAGCAAGCTTGGACGGTTCGGCTGCAGCTCCTGTTATAAATATTTTGATAGCACGCTGGACCCGCTCTTCAGAAGAGTACACGGCAGTACCGCTCATGTCGGCAAGCTGCCCAAACGCGCCGGTGCACAGATTATGTGCAAGCGCCAGATTAACGAATTGAAGCATGAGCTGCAGGAGAGCATCATCCAGGAAGAGTTCGAAACTGCAGCTGAGCTGAGGGACAAAATCCGCAAACTTGAAAAAGAAATGGCACAAGAGTAA
- the radA gene encoding DNA repair protein RadA, with translation MAKAKTKFFCTDCGYESPKWFGKCPGCQAWNTMVEETESVVKTQGMNAPIFQSKEKAQSIINIESDKEPRILTGIGELNRVLGGGIVPGSLVLVGGDPGIGKSTLLLQTSHALTTQGLRVLYISGEESVRQTKLRADRLGALSAELYVLCETNMESIEEAIEQIQPQFLVIDSIQTVFMPEVTSAPGSVTQVRECTTRFMRIAKIRGIATVLVGHVTKEGAIAGPRMLEHMVDCVLYFEGERHHTYRLLRAVKNRFGSTNEIGIFEMGEIGLTEVENPSELFLSERPLGVAGSAVVASMEGTRPVLVELQALVAATHFPSPRRMCTGMDHQRMALIIAVLEKRMGMFLQNQDAYLNVAGGVKLDEPAIDLAVAVSIASSFRDISTKPYDVFFGEVGLTGEVRGVSRAETRVKEAAKLGFRRVIMPEKSMKGWKHPQDIQIIGVSTVADALKVALD, from the coding sequence ATGGCAAAAGCAAAAACAAAATTTTTCTGTACCGACTGCGGCTACGAATCGCCAAAATGGTTTGGTAAATGCCCGGGCTGCCAGGCATGGAACACCATGGTAGAAGAAACGGAAAGCGTAGTCAAAACACAAGGAATGAATGCACCTATTTTTCAGAGTAAAGAAAAGGCGCAATCGATCATAAATATAGAAAGTGACAAAGAACCGCGCATCCTGACAGGCATCGGCGAGCTAAACCGTGTGCTTGGCGGGGGCATCGTGCCAGGTTCCCTGGTGCTTGTGGGGGGAGATCCCGGCATCGGTAAGTCGACCCTCCTGCTGCAGACCTCGCATGCCTTGACTACCCAGGGGCTTCGCGTGCTCTATATTTCCGGGGAAGAATCGGTACGCCAGACCAAGCTGCGGGCCGACCGCCTCGGGGCGTTGTCAGCAGAGCTGTACGTGCTGTGTGAAACCAATATGGAGAGTATCGAAGAGGCGATTGAGCAGATCCAGCCGCAGTTCCTCGTCATTGACTCCATTCAGACGGTATTTATGCCTGAGGTAACCAGTGCGCCCGGCAGTGTGACGCAGGTCCGGGAATGTACGACACGGTTTATGCGCATTGCCAAAATCCGCGGAATTGCGACAGTGCTGGTCGGCCATGTTACCAAGGAGGGCGCCATTGCCGGTCCGCGGATGCTTGAGCATATGGTGGATTGTGTATTGTATTTCGAGGGGGAACGCCACCATACTTACCGGCTGCTGCGCGCAGTAAAAAACCGTTTTGGTTCAACCAATGAGATCGGAATTTTTGAAATGGGCGAAATCGGCCTTACGGAAGTGGAGAATCCCTCGGAGCTGTTCCTGTCGGAACGTCCGCTGGGTGTAGCCGGCTCTGCCGTTGTGGCCAGCATGGAAGGGACCAGACCCGTACTCGTTGAGCTGCAGGCGCTGGTTGCCGCCACCCATTTCCCTTCGCCGCGGCGGATGTGTACCGGGATGGATCACCAGCGCATGGCGCTTATTATTGCAGTACTCGAGAAGCGGATGGGCATGTTTCTGCAGAATCAGGATGCTTACCTCAATGTGGCCGGAGGTGTAAAGCTGGATGAGCCGGCCATTGACCTTGCGGTAGCAGTCAGCATTGCCTCGAGCTTCCGTGATATATCCACGAAACCCTATGATGTCTTCTTTGGCGAAGTCGGGCTTACTGGTGAAGTCAGAGGCGTCTCACGCGCCGAAACGCGGGTTAAAGAGGCGGCTAAGCTGGGATTCCGGAGGGTAATCATGCCTGAGAAGAGCATGAAAGGCTGGAAGCATCCGCAGGATATCCAGATTATCGGCGTCAGCACCGTAGCAGATGCATTAAAGGTCGCGTTAGATTAG
- the pssA gene encoding CDP-diacylglycerol--serine O-phosphatidyltransferase — translation MIQKSIPNLFTIGNLMLGMFGIMMALDGKLSMAAIMVIIAMLLDGLDGRVARALKCESEFGKELDSLSDVVSFGVAPALIMYVTSLQDLNSALGWTVTAIFPVFGALRLARFNVRPGIPGYFVGLPIPAAGGVLATLALFHKDVSAPFMIVATLLLSYLMVSTVKYPNFKKVGLPKKAVLIAPVVIVVAVAVAVVFPEQIAKMIFALLALYALYGFKQNIDRLTARRRHRRRRRSEDKVYQSKNG, via the coding sequence ATGATACAAAAATCAATTCCAAATCTTTTTACCATCGGTAATCTGATGCTTGGAATGTTTGGTATCATGATGGCGTTAGACGGCAAGCTCAGCATGGCCGCTATCATGGTGATTATTGCTATGCTTTTAGACGGACTGGACGGCCGGGTCGCGCGTGCACTTAAATGTGAAAGTGAATTTGGCAAGGAGCTGGATTCTTTATCCGATGTGGTCTCCTTTGGGGTAGCCCCCGCCTTAATTATGTATGTTACCAGTTTGCAGGATTTGAACTCTGCACTGGGCTGGACGGTAACAGCGATTTTCCCAGTGTTCGGGGCGCTGCGTCTGGCACGCTTTAATGTCCGTCCGGGAATTCCCGGATATTTCGTGGGATTGCCGATTCCTGCAGCGGGTGGCGTACTGGCCACACTGGCTCTTTTTCATAAAGATGTTTCCGCTCCATTCATGATTGTGGCTACATTGCTCTTATCTTATCTGATGGTCAGTACAGTCAAATATCCTAACTTCAAGAAGGTCGGGCTGCCCAAAAAGGCTGTGCTCATCGCACCGGTAGTCATTGTGGTGGCTGTTGCTGTAGCCGTTGTATTCCCGGAGCAGATTGCCAAGATGATCTTTGCGCTCCTGGCGCTGTACGCGCTGTACGGCTTCAAGCAGAACATTGACCGCCTGACAGCACGCCGCCGGCACCGCCGCAGAAGACGTTCCGAAGACAAGGTATATCAATCAAAGAACGGTTAA
- a CDS encoding CtsR family transcriptional regulator — protein MRNISDIIEQYLKNILHESPEGTVEIQRNDLADQFSCVPSQINYVISTRFTLEKGYVVESKRGGGGYIRIQRFELPQNVALYAHLKSTIGNDIDQNSAEGLIYQLEEARFLSKREACLMRAAVSRECLTVNLPYRDEIRAKIMKAMLISLLGK, from the coding sequence ATGCGTAATATCTCTGATATTATCGAACAATATCTGAAGAATATTTTGCATGAAAGTCCCGAAGGTACGGTGGAAATCCAGCGCAATGACCTGGCGGACCAGTTCTCATGCGTGCCGTCACAGATTAATTATGTCATCAGTACACGTTTTACTTTAGAGAAGGGCTATGTGGTGGAGAGCAAGCGCGGCGGCGGCGGTTATATCCGGATTCAGCGTTTTGAACTGCCCCAGAATGTGGCGCTGTACGCTCATCTCAAATCTACAATAGGAAATGATATTGATCAGAATTCCGCCGAAGGGCTGATTTATCAGCTTGAGGAGGCCCGTTTTCTAAGCAAACGTGAAGCGTGTCTTATGCGCGCCGCTGTTTCCCGGGAATGCCTGACGGTTAATCTGCCGTACCGGGATGAGATTCGTGCCAAGATTATGAAGGCGATGCTAATCTCTTTGTTGGGCAAATAA
- the disA gene encoding DNA integrity scanning diadenylate cyclase DisA yields MKEYTQLENMNDLLRMAAPGTPFREGLENVLRAKTGALIVVGYSPEVMEVVDGGFSINCDFSPNYLYELAKMDGAIILSEDLKRILYANTQLIPDSSISSIETGIRHRTAERVAKQTGKLVVSISQRRNIITLYQGSIRYALKEIGAILAKANQAIQTLEKYKAVLTQGLTNLSASEYEGIVTVPEVVGVIQRVEMVLRIKMEIKRYINELGNEGRLISMQMEELVGNTEEEAWLLYRDYAREEQEDKIREIIAGLKRSSDDELMDDNHIARLLGYSSTAIASEEAVTPRGYRLLNKIPRLPNVIIHNLVERFEMLPNLMTASIAELDEVDGIGEMRARNIQDGLKRLQKQVLIDRQM; encoded by the coding sequence ATGAAAGAATATACTCAATTAGAGAATATGAATGATCTGCTAAGGATGGCAGCGCCGGGCACACCCTTCCGTGAAGGTCTGGAGAATGTGCTCCGGGCCAAGACGGGTGCACTCATCGTAGTCGGATACAGTCCGGAAGTGATGGAGGTAGTGGACGGGGGCTTTTCCATCAATTGTGATTTCTCACCCAACTACCTGTATGAGCTGGCAAAAATGGACGGCGCCATTATATTGAGCGAGGATCTCAAACGGATTCTGTATGCCAACACCCAGCTTATTCCCGATTCGTCCATCTCTTCGATCGAAACGGGAATCCGCCACCGTACGGCGGAGCGTGTTGCCAAACAGACCGGCAAGCTGGTCGTCTCCATCTCGCAGCGGCGCAATATCATCACCTTGTACCAGGGCTCCATCCGTTATGCACTTAAAGAAATCGGAGCCATTCTGGCCAAGGCAAATCAGGCGATCCAGACGCTTGAAAAGTATAAGGCAGTGCTTACCCAGGGGCTGACCAATCTCTCCGCATCCGAATATGAGGGCATTGTTACCGTTCCGGAGGTTGTCGGAGTCATTCAGCGGGTTGAGATGGTACTGCGGATTAAGATGGAAATTAAACGCTACATCAATGAACTGGGCAACGAAGGCCGGCTGATCAGCATGCAGATGGAAGAACTGGTGGGAAATACTGAGGAAGAAGCCTGGCTCTTATACAGAGACTATGCAAGAGAAGAGCAGGAGGACAAAATCCGTGAGATCATCGCCGGGCTTAAGCGCAGCAGTGATGACGAGCTGATGGATGACAATCATATCGCCCGCCTTCTGGGATATTCTTCGACGGCAATCGCCTCGGAAGAAGCGGTGACGCCGCGCGGCTACCGCCTGCTGAACAAGATTCCGCGGCTGCCGAATGTCATCATTCACAATCTGGTGGAGCGCTTTGAAATGCTGCCTAATCTGATGACGGCAAGCATAGCTGAGCTGGATGAAGTGGACGGGATCGGCGAGATGCGGGCACGCAATATTCAGGACGGACTCAAGCGGCTGCAGAAGCAAGTTCTTATTGACAGGCAAATGTAA